The sequence GAATTTGCGCCCTATATTGGCGTCAAATGGCAACAAAAATTCGGCGAAACGGCCGATATGGCCAAGGCAAATCAACAGTCAACCGCTTCAACTCAATGGGTGGCGGGGATTAGTTTTTGGTTTTAATAAACAACACTAGGAGAATTATCATGAAAAATCTATCACGCAGACAATTTATATTTGGCGCCAGTGCCTTGGCTTTATTACCTGCCGCTAGTTGGGCACATAATCATGGTCATGGCGGTCATGGTGGCAACGGCGGCGGCCATCATCACGGTCATGGTAATCATGGGTCGCACGGCAATCATGGACACCAAGGCCATCAACACCATCATGGCATGGATCACACCACCAAAATTGGCCGTCAAGGTCAGGCCAATGAAGTCACACGCACCATTCAAATAGACATGACAGACGATATGCGATTTTCACCGGACCAGTTAGAGATTAAGGTCGGTGATACGGTACGGTTTTTTGTGCGCAATATGGGACAGTTAAAACATGAGTTTGTAATGGGTACGCTTGACGAACTCAAAGAACATGCTGAGATGATGAAATATCATCCGCACATGGATCACACTGAACCGAATATGATTAGCCTAAACCCACGACAACGTGGCGCGGTGATTTGGCATTTCGATCAACCCGGCACCTATTATTACGGCTGCCTAGAACCCGGCCATTATGAAGCCGGAATGATTGGAAAAATTCTTGTCAGCAACTGAAAATTACTTCTACACTTTATAAGCATCTTGAGCTATATCCTCAAGGTGCTGTTTTAACTTTTTAGCCACGCGTACTTTTTTAGATCGTTTCCAAAAAAACGCCAACACTAAATAGGCCGTAGCCGCTGTTGTCGCCATTTGTAGATTCGCATAGGATAGGTACCACTCCAAATGCGTAATTTCAAAATTAGCGATATTCATAGGCATGGTATAAACTGCAACGCCAAGATAAATAATTAAAGCCCACAATAAGGCTATGCCGGTATATTTTTCTAATTTTAATTTATTGTTTAAGTCCACGCCATTGTTAATAAACCAGTGTTTACCTGCGCTATGATTTATTAACAAGCTATACCAACCATTATCCTTGCCTTTTAAACCAGCTGAAACAAGGGTTATTTTCTGACCGACCCGCAACGGCACATCAATGCCACGCAACTTTATGTCTTTTTCAAGACCCTCTTCGGTTTTAATCCAAAACTCATGATTCGTTACCGTTTCTGAATGAATTGAGGGCGCATAATTCGGCCCGCCACCACTAGAAGAAACATAGGTTTCGCTAAATTTGTTACTACCTAACACCTCACCCGTAACCTGCCAAAACTCAACAACTTTTTTACCGTACTTAAAATCGTCCATAACAAACCCAATCAAAAATTATTATTATATCGTTACAAAACGATTTTTACCCTGCTTTTTAGCTTGATAAAGCGCTACATCTGCCCGCTTTAATAATTCTAGCGCTTCATCTACAGACTCAATAGTATCGGAAGACACACCTGCGCTGACTGTAACATAACTCGCAACTTCTGAGCGTTCATGCTTAATTTGCAAAGCAGCGACCGATTCAATTAGCCCCTGCGCCACGACCTCTGCTCCAGCTTTATCAGTTTCAGGTAGAATCACAGCAAATTCTTCGCCACCGTATCTTGCTAGTAAGTCACCGGGGCGCTTAATAACTGAGTTAAAAGCTTTGGCCACCTTTTCCAAACACAAATCACCTAACCCATGCCCATAAAAGTCGTTGAATTGTTTAAAAAAATCTATGTCCAACATAATCAAACTTAGTGGCGCACTACTTCTCATTAAACGAAGACTTTCACGTACCAAGGTTTCATCAAATTGTCGACGATTGGCAATATGAGTGAGAACGTCAAGATGGGACATTTCTGCCAATAAATCATTTTTTCGTTTCAGCGAGATGTGGTTCTTGACTCGTGCCTTAACAATCGCCAAATGAAAAGGCTTACTAATATAATCAACAGCGCCAAGATTAAGACCTTTTTCTTCATCAGTGGCTTGGTTAAGCGCGCTGACAAAAACGATCGGTATAGCCGCAGTAGCTTCATCACTTTTAAGTCGACTACACACTTCATAACCATCAACATCGGGCATCATAATATCAAGCAAAATAATGTCTAACTTAGGATTAGCCTTTACAAACTCAAGTGCTTTTTTACCTGAGTTAACTATCATAATCTGATAGTCATCCTTCAAACCATTCGCAAGAATCTTTGCATTGGTTGGTTCATCATCTACAATCAAGACACTCGGTTTATTTTCGTCAAACACGTTTAAAGCCTTTTTATGAAATTTAGTTATACCGTTTAAACTCAGCCATTAAATTATTAAGCACAACTAGAGCCTGTTCAAAGTCAAAGGCTTCAAGATGACGTTCAATGTTATGCCATAATGGCCGCAGTTCTTTAGGTATTCTTGTAGATATTTCTACTAACTCAACATCATCAATATATTCGTTTTTACTGATCCGTGCAGCTAAATTTTTTAATACTTCAATATTAAATTTATCAACAATGTTATCAGGCTCATTTAACAATATCTTTGGCGAGGTCGATATTTGAGCCGCTATCAGTTCATATGTTTCATTAAACGCTGTTCTAAAGGCCGTCACTAGGCCTGGCTCAGGTTTCTGTTGTTGCCTCAGTAATGGCTGAAGTTGCTCGCAAATAATAAAGAGTAAATCTGCCGCCAAATTTCCAGCTACGCCTTTTAAACTGTGTACCAGACTTTCTATCGCTTGCCATTCTGTGGTTTGCGCAGTTTCATTGTTAATTAAATTCGCCAATCGATCCGGCAGCGCTTGATATTTGTCATTTAAATCATGACCCAACTGTTTCAATAGCTTTTCATACAACGGCAGATTGCCACCAAGTTGCTCTAGCCCACGATCACGATTAATAAGCTGT comes from Thiomicrospira aerophila AL3 and encodes:
- a CDS encoding cupredoxin domain-containing protein; amino-acid sequence: MKNLSRRQFIFGASALALLPAASWAHNHGHGGHGGNGGGHHHGHGNHGSHGNHGHQGHQHHHGMDHTTKIGRQGQANEVTRTIQIDMTDDMRFSPDQLEIKVGDTVRFFVRNMGQLKHEFVMGTLDELKEHAEMMKYHPHMDHTEPNMISLNPRQRGAVIWHFDQPGTYYYGCLEPGHYEAGMIGKILVSN
- a CDS encoding diguanylate cyclase domain-containing protein, which gives rise to MFDENKPSVLIVDDEPTNAKILANGLKDDYQIMIVNSGKKALEFVKANPKLDIILLDIMMPDVDGYEVCSRLKSDEATAAIPIVFVSALNQATDEEKGLNLGAVDYISKPFHLAIVKARVKNHISLKRKNDLLAEMSHLDVLTHIANRRQFDETLVRESLRLMRSSAPLSLIMLDIDFFKQFNDFYGHGLGDLCLEKVAKAFNSVIKRPGDLLARYGGEEFAVILPETDKAGAEVVAQGLIESVAALQIKHERSEVASYVTVSAGVSSDTIESVDEALELLKRADVALYQAKKQGKNRFVTI